A stretch of Acidimicrobiales bacterium DNA encodes these proteins:
- a CDS encoding alpha/beta hydrolase domain-containing protein translates to MWLKLLPVGVVLVLAVACSGSDDGAAPTASTSAAPSTSTVPSTTAAVSTTTTSTAPISDLVITGPITAGSRGGPSTATPFDLEGAGYIEEEFLLSGEAVSYRPDGEFGPEGDWTVEQDEEAAFTTRLLVRRPADATGFSGTVLVEWFNVSSNVDVDVEFGFVAEEILRSGDVWVGVSAQEIGITSSEGGDFGADALGLVAWDPERYGELEHPGDAFSYDIFSRAGEAVRNPAGSDLLADFDVEQVLAIGESQSAFRLLTYVNAVHPLADVYDGFLIHSRDGGGAPLAAGVDVPGVSAVRDDLTVPVLQLVSETDLYGLRPTAPFPEARQPDTDTIRTWEMAGTAHADAHYLASLYEQGTQNFDSFLDLTGVVPIANNGPQHWIAKAALRELRAWASGTSVPPTADPITTADGAIVRDEHGNARGGIRTPHVDVPVATLTGEGTSLIGSTTPFAPETIARLYPSEDDYLATFAAALDRAVESGFILADDREAVLADAVFPG, encoded by the coding sequence GTGTGGTTGAAGCTCCTTCCCGTTGGCGTCGTTCTCGTTCTGGCCGTTGCGTGCAGCGGCTCCGATGACGGCGCAGCACCGACCGCCTCGACGTCGGCCGCGCCATCCACGTCGACCGTGCCGTCGACGACGGCGGCCGTCTCGACGACCACGACGAGCACGGCACCGATCAGCGACCTGGTCATCACCGGCCCGATCACCGCGGGTTCGCGTGGCGGACCGTCGACGGCGACACCGTTCGATCTCGAGGGGGCCGGCTACATCGAGGAGGAGTTCCTGCTCAGCGGCGAGGCGGTGTCGTACCGCCCCGACGGCGAGTTCGGACCGGAAGGTGACTGGACCGTGGAGCAGGACGAGGAGGCCGCCTTCACGACGCGGCTGCTCGTGCGCCGACCCGCCGACGCGACCGGTTTCAGCGGCACCGTGCTCGTCGAGTGGTTCAACGTCTCCTCCAACGTCGACGTCGACGTCGAGTTCGGGTTCGTTGCCGAGGAGATCCTCAGGAGCGGCGATGTCTGGGTCGGGGTGTCGGCCCAGGAGATCGGGATCACGAGCAGCGAGGGGGGCGACTTCGGTGCGGATGCCCTCGGCCTCGTCGCGTGGGACCCCGAGCGCTACGGCGAGCTCGAACACCCCGGCGATGCCTTCTCCTACGACATCTTCAGCCGGGCCGGCGAGGCCGTGCGCAACCCCGCCGGGTCCGATCTGCTCGCCGATTTCGACGTGGAGCAGGTGCTCGCCATCGGTGAGTCCCAGTCGGCGTTCCGACTGCTCACCTACGTCAACGCGGTCCATCCGCTCGCCGACGTCTACGACGGGTTCCTGATCCACAGCCGCGACGGCGGCGGCGCGCCGCTCGCCGCCGGCGTCGACGTCCCGGGGGTCAGCGCGGTCCGCGACGACCTCACCGTTCCCGTGCTGCAGCTGGTGTCGGAGACCGACCTCTACGGCCTGCGTCCGACGGCGCCGTTCCCGGAGGCACGACAGCCCGACACCGACACGATTCGCACCTGGGAGATGGCCGGCACCGCCCACGCGGACGCCCACTATCTCGCATCCCTCTACGAACAGGGGACCCAGAACTTCGACTCCTTCCTCGACCTCACAGGCGTCGTGCCCATCGCCAACAACGGTCCCCAGCACTGGATCGCCAAAGCGGCGCTCCGCGAGCTCCGAGCGTGGGCGTCGGGTACCAGCGTGCCGCCGACCGCCGACCCGATCACGACCGCCGACGGCGCCATCGTCCGCGACGAGCACGGCAACGCACGGGGCGGAATTCGTACCCCCCATGTCGACGTCCCCGTCGCCACGCTGACCGGCGAAGGCACGTCGTTGATTGGTTCGACGACGCCGTTCGCGCCCGAGACGATCGCCCGGCTCTACCCGTCCGAGGACGACTATCTCGCCACGTTCGCGGCAGCCCTCGACCGTGCCGTCGAATCCGGGTTCATTCTGGCCGACGACCGCGAGGCGGTACTCGCCGACGCCGTTTTCCCCGGGTAG
- a CDS encoding helix-turn-helix domain-containing protein — protein sequence MSADRHLGRLRAALGSIETAAQDNASRSLEVQRRARAQRERLERGESLVDLVEQEESPRVVELLSTNMSMLETAGSELRAAQALALRAEGLTIERIAELFGVTRQRISALLRQKAAEV from the coding sequence ATGTCTGCTGATCGTCACCTCGGCCGGCTGAGGGCGGCGCTCGGTTCGATCGAGACCGCCGCGCAGGACAACGCCTCCCGCAGCCTCGAGGTCCAGCGCCGGGCCAGGGCGCAGCGGGAGCGGCTCGAGCGGGGCGAGTCGCTCGTGGATCTGGTGGAGCAGGAGGAGTCCCCACGGGTCGTGGAGCTCCTTTCGACGAACATGTCGATGCTCGAGACCGCGGGGTCGGAGCTGCGCGCCGCCCAGGCGCTGGCGCTCCGGGCGGAGGGGCTGACGATCGAGCGGATCGCCGAACTCTTCGGCGTGACCCGCCAGCGCATCTCGGCGCTGCTGCGGCAGAAGGCCGCCGAGGTCTGA